In Bradyrhizobium erythrophlei, a single genomic region encodes these proteins:
- a CDS encoding septal ring lytic transglycosylase RlpA family protein — MSSILAENSDVAVEANHPPDAPVSSTRVRKVFQSLVAVLGAASLAACAQSNAVRTSGFSGQSRQASWQHDRTAFFSPDRHVATARTHTPFARHHNASPTQTASQGIASFYTEGQQTASGEKFNTHDLTAAHPTLPFGTRLRVTNVSTGRSVTVRVNDRGPYVAGRVVDVSYSAANALGMVGSGTAKVKLDVVP, encoded by the coding sequence ATGTCTTCCATTCTCGCCGAGAATTCGGACGTCGCTGTCGAAGCCAATCATCCTCCGGACGCGCCGGTCTCCTCCACGCGCGTCCGAAAGGTCTTTCAGTCGCTGGTCGCCGTTCTCGGGGCTGCTTCGCTTGCCGCCTGCGCACAGTCCAACGCAGTTCGGACTTCCGGGTTTAGCGGTCAAAGCCGGCAGGCGTCGTGGCAACACGATCGAACGGCGTTCTTCTCCCCCGACAGGCACGTCGCCACAGCGAGAACGCACACCCCGTTCGCGCGGCACCACAATGCGAGCCCGACCCAGACCGCGTCGCAGGGAATTGCGAGCTTCTACACAGAAGGGCAACAGACCGCGAGCGGCGAAAAGTTCAATACGCACGATTTGACCGCCGCTCACCCGACCTTGCCGTTCGGCACCCGCTTGCGGGTCACCAACGTATCGACGGGGCGATCCGTGACGGTGCGGGTCAACGACCGCGGTCCGTACGTGGCCGGACGCGTCGTCGACGTCTCTTACTCCGCGGCCAATGCGCTAGGAATGGTTGGAAGCGGCACCGCAAAGGTCAAGCTCGACGTGGTCCCATAA
- a CDS encoding IS1595 family transposase: MSKSMFNAPHFQSPEAAREYLEGLRWGSERVCPHCGTVSESFATKKPGVYRCRIKECRKDFSVTTKSVMESSHIKLNVWLQAFFLMASSKKGVSAHQLHRTLGVTYKTAWFLAHRIREAMRSGGLLPPMGGSGKVVESDETYIGRQDGAPKHRRGFQNIVVTLVERGGSARSFHVDSVSVADIGSIISANLDRESRLHTDEMPSYKVIARDLGVDHETVNHGREEYARGDVTTNTVEGYYSIFKRGMKGIYQHCSEKHLHRYLSEFDFRYSHRVALGVNDGERSDLAIKGAAGKRLTYRQPHKA; the protein is encoded by the coding sequence ATGTCCAAATCCATGTTCAACGCCCCGCACTTCCAGAGCCCGGAAGCAGCCCGCGAGTACCTTGAAGGTCTCCGCTGGGGCAGCGAGCGCGTTTGTCCGCATTGTGGGACGGTCAGCGAGTCATTCGCGACCAAGAAGCCCGGCGTCTATCGCTGCCGCATCAAGGAATGCCGCAAGGACTTCTCCGTCACGACCAAGAGCGTCATGGAGTCCAGCCACATCAAGCTCAACGTCTGGCTACAGGCGTTCTTCCTGATGGCGTCCAGCAAGAAAGGCGTTTCCGCCCATCAGCTGCACCGTACCCTTGGCGTGACCTACAAGACCGCGTGGTTCCTTGCCCATCGTATCCGTGAGGCCATGCGCTCTGGCGGCTTGCTGCCGCCTATGGGCGGTTCTGGCAAGGTCGTAGAGTCTGACGAAACCTATATCGGACGGCAGGACGGCGCTCCGAAGCATCGCCGTGGTTTTCAGAATATTGTCGTGACGCTCGTTGAACGCGGCGGTTCTGCCCGTAGCTTCCATGTCGATAGCGTTTCGGTTGCTGATATCGGCTCAATCATCAGCGCCAATCTCGACCGTGAAAGCCGCCTGCATACTGACGAAATGCCGTCCTACAAGGTGATCGCCCGCGATCTCGGCGTAGACCATGAGACCGTCAATCATGGCCGCGAGGAATACGCGCGCGGGGATGTGACCACCAATACTGTTGAGGGCTACTACTCAATCTTCAAACGCGGCATGAAGGGCATCTATCAGCACTGCTCCGAGAAGCACCTTCACCGCTATCTCTCAGAATTTGATTTCCGTTACTCGCACCGTGTCGCGTTGGGCGTCAACGATGGGGAACGATCAGACCTTGCCATCAAGGGTGCTGCTGGCAAACGTCTGACGTACCGTCAACCTCACAAAGCCTGA
- a CDS encoding AAA family ATPase: protein MGSRGKRDINLPAPYLKRIWLDPERIPDRDAYPFCLPFLHDDFSLTFDRAITIIAGENGAGKSTLLEGLAVMAGFDEAGGGKGYRTVDHSQAVEEGGGELTVALRASWVPKVSYGWFFRAETFFSVARYLDAVGSTSADFLSYSHGEGFLRFFEERCQRQGIFIFDEPESALSPTRQMEFLKLLYRMDKSQRCQVVMATHSPVLMAYPNATLLEFTKYGLEPTTVEQTDHYKAMQEFFYDPRGFVEAAIEEVDLEEREGDA, encoded by the coding sequence ATGGGTTCACGAGGCAAACGCGACATCAATCTGCCGGCGCCCTACCTCAAGCGGATCTGGCTCGATCCGGAGCGCATTCCCGATCGCGACGCCTATCCGTTCTGCCTGCCGTTTCTGCACGACGATTTCTCGCTGACCTTCGATCGCGCCATCACGATCATCGCCGGCGAAAATGGCGCCGGCAAATCGACGCTGCTGGAGGGACTGGCCGTCATGGCTGGCTTCGATGAAGCCGGTGGCGGGAAGGGCTACCGCACAGTCGATCATTCGCAAGCCGTGGAAGAGGGCGGCGGAGAATTGACAGTAGCGCTACGCGCAAGCTGGGTGCCAAAAGTCAGCTACGGCTGGTTTTTCCGCGCGGAAACCTTTTTCTCGGTCGCGAGATATCTGGACGCAGTCGGGAGTACGTCGGCAGATTTCCTGTCCTATTCGCACGGTGAGGGGTTCCTTCGCTTCTTCGAGGAGCGCTGCCAGCGGCAGGGCATCTTCATCTTCGACGAGCCGGAGTCGGCGCTGTCGCCCACGCGCCAAATGGAATTTCTGAAGCTGCTTTATCGCATGGACAAATCGCAGCGCTGCCAGGTGGTCATGGCGACGCATTCGCCGGTCCTGATGGCCTATCCCAACGCGACGCTGCTGGAATTCACCAAATACGGACTAGAGCCGACCACCGTCGAGCAGACCGATCACTACAAGGCGATGCAGGAGTTCTTCTACGATCCGCGGGGGTTTGTGGAAGCGGCGATTGAGGAGGTCGACCTCGAGGAACGAGAGGGCGACGCTTAG
- a CDS encoding AAA family ATPase, producing the protein MNSRAKRDINLPAPYLKRIWLDPERIPDPEAYPFCLPLLHENFSLTFDRAITIIVGENGTGKSTLLEGIGVLAGYDEAGGGKGYASVDHSDALEKMGGHLSKALRASWLPKITNGWFFRAESFFSVARYLDRAALDDPFGPPPPDFLSHSHGEGFLRFFEERCQRQGIFIFDEPESALSPARQIEFLKLMRRMDDSRRCQVIMATHSPLLMAYPNATLLQFTKYGLEPTTLEQTDHYKAMQEFFYDPRGFVEAAIEE; encoded by the coding sequence ATGAATTCACGAGCAAAACGCGACATCAACCTGCCGGCGCCGTACCTCAAGCGGATATGGCTCGATCCGGAGCGCATTCCCGATCCCGAGGCCTATCCGTTCTGCCTACCGCTCCTGCATGAGAATTTCTCGCTGACCTTCGATCGCGCCATCACGATCATTGTTGGCGAAAACGGCACCGGGAAATCGACGCTGCTGGAAGGCATCGGCGTGCTCGCCGGCTATGACGAAGCTGGCGGCGGCAAGGGCTACGCGTCGGTCGATCACTCCGATGCGCTGGAGAAGATGGGCGGACATTTGTCGAAAGCGCTGCGTGCAAGCTGGCTGCCCAAGATCACCAATGGCTGGTTCTTCCGCGCCGAGAGCTTCTTCTCGGTCGCGCGCTATCTCGATCGGGCGGCCCTGGACGATCCGTTTGGTCCGCCGCCGCCCGACTTCCTGTCTCACTCCCATGGCGAAGGCTTCTTGCGCTTCTTCGAGGAGCGCTGCCAGCGCCAGGGCATCTTCATCTTCGACGAACCGGAATCCGCCTTGTCCCCCGCGCGTCAGATCGAATTCCTGAAGCTGATGCGGCGCATGGACGACAGCCGCCGCTGCCAGGTGATCATGGCAACGCATTCGCCGTTGCTGATGGCGTACCCCAACGCGACGCTGCTACAGTTCACCAAATACGGTTTGGAGCCGACGACCCTCGAACAGACCGATCATTACAAGGCGATGCAGGAGTTCTTCTACGATCCAAGAGGATTTGTGGAAGCGGCGATTGAGGAGTGA
- a CDS encoding pyridoxamine 5'-phosphate oxidase family protein: protein MTTPIERAPFYHGGMRELQDRFDGRRVADGLEKHRLHFEFWEQDRTLIEEARFFFIATSYQDNVDCSMRSGDPGFVKITGPDTIEYPEYDGNNMYRTLGNIHRNSNVGLLFVRFDGKTFRTRIRGKATIHDDAETRSRHHGAKVVVRVTCEIFPNCPRYVPDLMGASASVPPNQFVPRPGYEPPAPEWKSRDYLKDVLSKYDPHRKRET from the coding sequence ATGACCACACCGATCGAACGCGCTCCCTTCTACCATGGCGGCATGCGCGAGCTGCAGGACCGCTTCGACGGCCGCCGTGTCGCCGACGGTCTCGAGAAGCATCGCCTCCACTTCGAATTCTGGGAACAGGACCGCACCCTCATCGAGGAAGCGCGGTTCTTTTTTATCGCCACGAGCTATCAGGACAATGTCGATTGCTCCATGCGTTCAGGCGATCCCGGCTTCGTCAAGATTACCGGGCCCGACACGATTGAATACCCCGAGTATGACGGCAACAACATGTACCGCACGCTCGGCAATATTCATCGCAATTCGAATGTCGGATTGTTGTTCGTGCGCTTCGACGGCAAGACGTTCCGCACCCGCATCCGGGGCAAGGCAACGATCCACGACGACGCGGAGACACGCAGCCGGCATCATGGAGCGAAAGTGGTCGTGCGCGTCACATGCGAGATCTTTCCGAACTGCCCGCGCTACGTTCCGGACTTGATGGGTGCTTCCGCTTCGGTACCACCGAACCAGTTTGTCCCACGTCCCGGCTACGAGCCGCCGGCCCCCGAATGGAAAAGCCGGGATTACCTCAAGGACGTGCTCTCAAAGTACGATCCGCATCGAAAGCGCGAGACGTAG
- a CDS encoding DUF4279 domain-containing protein has protein sequence MSSLGTQRTKLSLHLKHPTRDLSTICRTLGVRPKIIWKEGEERRTPKGRRLAGVRESSYCSIDLGATSKVELSKKIESAVRSLKPHRAILRRLTSTGGRISFYVGWFCDNDTGETLSSEILRQMTDMEIALDLNIYLADA, from the coding sequence GTGAGCAGCTTGGGAACGCAGCGGACCAAGCTCTCGTTACACCTCAAGCACCCAACTCGCGATTTATCGACTATCTGTCGAACGCTCGGCGTACGCCCGAAGATTATTTGGAAAGAGGGAGAAGAACGGCGAACGCCCAAGGGGCGCCGTCTCGCAGGCGTACGCGAGAGCTCCTATTGCTCGATCGACCTGGGAGCCACGTCAAAAGTCGAATTATCAAAGAAAATAGAATCTGCGGTGCGCTCGCTTAAGCCTCACCGGGCTATTCTCCGAAGACTCACTTCGACAGGCGGACGGATCAGTTTCTACGTTGGATGGTTCTGCGACAATGACACCGGCGAGACGCTTAGCAGCGAGATTTTGCGCCAAATGACGGATATGGAAATCGCGTTGGACCTGAATATTTACCTTGCTGACGCTTGA